Part of the Oncorhynchus masou masou isolate Uvic2021 chromosome 18, UVic_Omas_1.1, whole genome shotgun sequence genome, GAGGCTTTTTCTCAGGATAGTTTCCGTGTAGTCACTGCTTCTCGGGACCTGTCCTTAAGAGTGCTGACGTGGAAAACTGACAGAGACAAAGGGCTCACACTGGAAAGTCGATACCACTTATTGGGAGGCTCTCACTCCATGTCCAGGTACAGAAAGACATTTCTGTCCGTCAAGGAAACAAATGGTACATTCTGGCTCTGTATTTAAAGTTGGATTGTTATGATGTAGTAATGAACTGATGTACATTTCATGTCTTGTGTTATCAGAGGGTTCAGTTATGTGGTTTGTGACTACTCAACCATTGTGGCTTCAGTGGAAGCAGTGGATGGGAAGGATGTCCTGAAGGCCTACTCTTTCAACTCCTGAGCAACACTGTCCTCTAGGAGGACTTCGCAGGTACTACAGTAGTTACCATCAGTCGCTAACAATTAATTGTGCATGTTTCTGAGGAGTTTAATCACTGATGTTGTGCCTTGTCTTTACAAACCCTCTGCTTATGGAATATACATTGTAATCAAGAGTTATAGCGGATGTGTTTATATGTTATGCAAAGCCTGCACATACATGCAAGTATGAAGAGGAAAAACATTGCAGTTTGCTGTGCCATGATACTTTATTTTTGTGCAATAACACATTTCTGTACAGGAATGAATGGTTATAATCACTTAGCTGGCTTTATGTGGAGCTTAGGTATTTAAATCCCTGTGTTGGATGTTACATGTTCAATGTAACCTAAATCATTAGGGCATATATTGTAACAAATACTGCCCCTTGATCTTCTTATCAAAACCAAATTGACAATTTATTTTTAACTCTCAAATAAACTGCATTTTCTTGGGTCTGCATTTTAACTGTACTATACAGAGGTAAACATTGGAAAGTGATCTTTCATATACAATACACTTACTGTACAATACCTAATGACAAAATATTGTATGTGAAAAACTATCCAAACTGCGCAGGAAGGCACAACATATGTATTAGTATAGCAAGGGATGGTCTGGAACAGAATACAGAAGGTTTATGGGATCAGTACAGTAGGAATGGGCGCCATATCTGGTACCTCATCCTCTTCTATGGCTATAAACCTCATGTCGTGTAGGACCAGCCTAAGGATCTCTGTCATGTCTGGATACACCGCTGAGCCTTTTCCCATCTGTGGAGAGTCAGAACGGTTGAGATACCcattgaatatttttttttttttataactgTGCCGTGGTTAAAAAGGAGAACCCTACATCATCTAGTGTTCTACCTTTGTGAAAGCCTTGATGGTGCGCTCCAGGAAAGCAGCCTCCACCTCCTCTGGAATTGTGAGAACATGAGCCATACAGTCCAGAATGCACACTAACATCTCCCTGGGAGCCTGAAGGGGATGTGGTTGAATAGAATACAACTTTAATTGTCCATTGGTTAGAACTAAAATGTGTCTTCTGCCTTTCACAACACCCCCAGATACACACATCCTTGGATGAAGAGCAACTGTGGGCATTAAGTGCCTTGCAGGAGATCGTACATGGGATCAAAGACCAGCACCCTTTTAGCTGCCAGTTCCATTCCCATTTTGTGTTGCCTGGCCCAAGGGTTGGACCAGCAACCTTCCAGCTGCTGGTCggcctctctaacctctagactacTGCCACCCTAAATGAGTTGGTTAACTGAACAGAAGTAGTCAGTAGAAATTAATTTCATACAGTATGGCGCTATTCCAAGTTTTCTGTAGTAAATCTGTCATGTACAGTATGATTGGGTCCAGAGTGAGAAGCCAtggtgtggctcagttggtagagcatggcacttgcaacgccagggttgtgggttcgattcccacggggaacaaatatgaaaatgtatgaactctactgtaagtcactctagataagtgtctgctaaatgacaaatgtacagtgtcagtcaaagtttggacacccctactctttctaggggttttctttatttgtactactttctacaatgtactgtataataatagtgaagacatcaaactatgaaataacccgtatggaatcatgtagtaaccaaaaaagtgttaaacaaatgaaaatagttcatattttagattcttcaaagtagcctccctttgccttgatgacagctttgcacactcttggcattctctcaaccagcttcatgaggaatgcttttccaagagtcttgaaggagttcccacatatgctgagcacttgttggctgcttttccttcactctgcggtccaacactTCCCataccatctcaattgagttgaggtcggaTGACTGTGGAGtccaggtcttctgatgcagcactccatcactctcctccttggtcaaatagcacttacacagcctggaggtgttttgggtcattgtcctgttgaaaaacaaatgatggtcccactaagcgcaaaccagatgggatggcgtatcgctgcagaatgttgtggtagccatgctggttaaccagcaaagcatccccacactatcacacctcctcctccatgcttcagggtgggaaccacacatgcagagatcatccgttcacctactctgcgtctcacaaagacacggcggttggaaccaaaaatctcaaatttggactcctcagaacaaaatttatttgggctgcaatctgaggtgcagttaactctaatgaacgtatcctctgcagcaaagataactctgggtcttcttttcctgtggcggtcctcatgagagccagtttcatcatagagcttgatggtttttgcgacagcacttgaagaaacattcaaagttcttgaaatgttccgtattgactgaccttcatgtcttaaagtaatgatggactgtcatttctctttccttatttcagctgttcttgccataatatggacttggtcttttatcaaatagggctatcttctgtataccactcctaccttttcacaacacaacatATTGTAATGCAACATAATGCTTAAATGcattaggaaggaaagaaagtccacaaattaacaaggcacacatgttaattgaaatacattccaggtgactacctcatgaagctggttgagagaatgccaaaagtgtgcaaagctgtcatcaaggcaaagggtggtattttgaagaatttcaaatataaaatatattttgatttgtttaacacatttttttggttactacatgattcaatatgtattatttcatagttttgatgtatttactattattctaaaatgtagaaaagataacaaataaagaaaaaccctttaatgagtatgtgtccaaacctttgactggtacttgtAAATGTAATGGCCTACAGTAAGTGCTGCTGACCTGGTCCAGTGGTTTGAAGACAGCCTCTGGGTTTGCAGGGTCACTGTTGTTACGGTCTAGATTCTGTATAGCCTTGATGGAGATGACTGGCTCCTTCAGCTGCTCCAGCCAGGTCCACATCAGCCCAGACAGCACAAACGGGTCCTTCTCCAATGTACACAGCCTCTCCCATGCCCCTCCCATGTTCAACTCTGACTGCAAAAACACACAGAATACACAATCAGTGTCACCAAAACCCACATCATGTACAAATGTAGTTGTCAGATACTGTTCAGGTTAACAGGATTCGTCAATGACTAGACTATTTCAATATATAATATTGTATGTACAGTATTCcaaaaggtagatacagtatacaACATAAAGTTTGTACCTGCCAGGCTTGTAGTCTCTCCCTgtgctcctcctctccatcctgctCCAGATCCACAGCCAGGGCCTGGGCCACCAGCAGCCGCCTGGCCTCCTTGGACagctctgtctggatggtgatgaaGGGCACCTCTGACTCCTCTATCTGAGACACATCACCATTGTTCGCTAACTTgtccctctgctcctccttccACCTAAACAACATGCTGCTATACCCTTTCTTCTCTGGGTTGCACTCGGACTCGCTGCGCTGGCAGGCTTTCTGTGTCTTCTTTAGGAGCGGGGATCCCTCCGCGAGGCTCTTCTGCTCCCAGAGGGATCCATCTTGGGAGCCGTAGGTGGTGGTTATTTGCCTGGGCCCCATGGGGCTGCCTGTGGCCGGGGTCCTAGGCAGGGTGTTCagggagggagaacaggccaCAGACATGTTACAAGCGGACAGCGAGTTGGAGAGAGGTAGGGTCGGCAGGTTCAGCTCAGAGCCCAGCCTCCGCAGGTCCGACTCGCTGTAGCTCAGGCTCTTGCGGTGGTAGAACAGGGGCGGTTCGTTGGCATGCCGGGGTTTGGTTGGGGGTCCCGGTAAGCGGGGCTGCCCTCCGAGGCCGCCTCCCCCGAAGCTTCCCTTGGTGAATCCAAAGTCGCGATAGCGCTCAAACTCCATCTCCTCCTCGGCCGTCATGTCATGGATGTCCAGCATGTCCTCCTCGATGACCTGCCGGTTCTCAGCGATGTCCAGCAGCAGCTTGCAGATCACCTGGATGATCTTGGGCAGGTGCCTGAGCTCCCGGCGCTCATAGCCATGCAGCATGTGTCCCTGGCGGGTCAGGAACTGGGACAGGGTGATGGGGTTAGTCCTGGGCTCAGCGCAGGAGAAAATACTCCTGACAGGGACCAGGAACTGGGCAAACTCCCGCACGCAATACAGCTGACCTCTGGTCTGGATGGAGTTGGGTCGTTTGGAACGTACAAACACGATGGCCTGGTCAGCGGTCATCCTGGTGGCAAAGACCAGGTAACACGCTAACAACACACCTGATGGAAGACAGTGGCAAAACCATTAGCGAGAGGGTCAGTCATGTGACCACAAAGCATAATCATTTGATTAATAATACAACTTTTTTGTCCTATACATTACCTGTTCTTCCCAGACCAGCATGACAGTGGACAGCCATTTTCCCCTCCTGCATCGCAAAGGACATGACCTTCACCATGTCCAGGATGGATGCGAGGGAGGCCACCCCATAGTCATTCCAACCAAAGTTGTAGAAATATACTGGAATATAAGGACAGTCATTATTCAACCATTCACACAGTAAATTTGCATTGGCCCCCTTCAGTTTTTCTCATTGTAGAGGAATGGTCATAGACTTACTGTTGTTCTCCATGAAGACCTCAGGTTGGTAGGAGAATCCACTCTCTGATTCCAGTGCATTGGGACCACAGCTGGCGTGTTCCCCAGGTCTCTGCAGGTTTATCACTGTCTTCaggccacatctacacacacacacacacacacacaattaataaCACATCAATTCATTTATTTGATCTATACTAGGAGCATTGAATTGACTTATGGTGACAGCAAACCCTGAAATAAAATATAGTGTTACCTTTTAAATTGGTCAATAATGTTGTACTTTTCTATTAATACAGTAGATGGTCTGGCCATGGCAAGTAGGTTTTCCGTGACCCTGAAAGGAAAGACATGTTTCTGCATTAAACTTACGGGTATAATCCACTTACATTCATCATACACATTTTTATAGAGCCTTTCTGATTCCTACCAGGAGGAGTAAAGGCCTTTGATGGCTTGCTTGTCCTTGCTCCAGCGGTCAGGGTTCTCATACTTGCAGTTCTGACCTCCACACCCTATGGAGCATTGTGTGGCTCCAGGGATGACGTGACGTATCACCTCCCCCACCAATGTGTACTTCGACTGGGGTGTCCTGACTGGGGGTACGCATGGAGGGTTGGAGGGTTTAAAAGGAGACAGGAGGGGTGTTGTAAAACAATGTCCTCTGTCATTTCAACCAGCTGACCTCAGCAGT contains:
- the ptpdc1b gene encoding protein tyrosine phosphatase domain-containing protein 1 — protein: MMISHEDRQTGHSTPSTDYLNQKRLVDLLLECVSQGTAMAVEVCLSIRSYNTPPSDKQWSPLPPHGVRTPQSKYTLVGEVIRHVIPGATQCSIGCGGQNCKYENPDRWSKDKQAIKGLYSSWVTENLLAMARPSTVLIEKYNIIDQFKRCGLKTVINLQRPGEHASCGPNALESESGFSYQPEVFMENNIYFYNFGWNDYGVASLASILDMVKVMSFAMQEGKMAVHCHAGLGRTGVLLACYLVFATRMTADQAIVFVRSKRPNSIQTRGQLYCVREFAQFLVPVRSIFSCAEPRTNPITLSQFLTRQGHMLHGYERRELRHLPKIIQVICKLLLDIAENRQVIEEDMLDIHDMTAEEEMEFERYRDFGFTKGSFGGGGLGGQPRLPGPPTKPRHANEPPLFYHRKSLSYSESDLRRLGSELNLPTLPLSNSLSACNMSVACSPSLNTLPRTPATGSPMGPRQITTTYGSQDGSLWEQKSLAEGSPLLKKTQKACQRSESECNPEKKGYSSMLFRWKEEQRDKLANNGDVSQIEESEVPFITIQTELSKEARRLLVAQALAVDLEQDGEEEHRERLQAWQSELNMGGAWERLCTLEKDPFVLSGLMWTWLEQLKEPVISIKAIQNLDRNNSDPANPEAVFKPLDQAPREMLVCILDCMAHVLTIPEEVEAAFLERTIKAFTKMGKGSAVYPDMTEILRLVLHDMRFIAIEEDEVPDMAPIPTVLIP